One genomic segment of Pseudoalteromonas sp. GCY includes these proteins:
- the lspA gene encoding signal peptidase II: protein MTQTTQKSGLVWLWLSLLLFAVDYFTKALVMAEMELYESIDILPIFNLTYMHNYGAAFSFLSEAGGWQRYFLSGIAVAISTLLIFWLRKLPASNWKLGLAYALVLGGAVGNLYDRIIHGYVIDFLHFYYQDWHYPAFNVADMAIVGGAALLIFDAFTSGDKPQEKNA, encoded by the coding sequence GTGACACAAACTACACAGAAAAGTGGTCTGGTGTGGTTGTGGCTTAGTCTACTGCTTTTTGCAGTAGACTACTTCACCAAAGCACTGGTTATGGCTGAAATGGAACTCTATGAGTCCATTGATATTTTGCCTATTTTCAATCTCACCTATATGCATAACTATGGTGCGGCTTTTAGCTTCCTAAGTGAAGCAGGTGGCTGGCAGCGTTACTTTTTAAGTGGCATCGCCGTTGCGATTAGCACTTTACTGATTTTTTGGCTACGTAAATTGCCCGCATCAAATTGGAAGTTGGGATTGGCCTATGCGCTGGTATTAGGTGGTGCTGTAGGAAATTTATACGACCGTATCATTCATGGTTATGTGATTGACTTCCTTCATTTCTATTATCAAGACTGGCACTATCCTGCTTTTAATGTTGCAGACATGGCGATTGTCGGCGGTGCTGCACTATTAATTTTCGATGCCTTTACCAGTGGCGATAAACCACAGGAGAAAAATGCGTGA
- the rpsT gene encoding 30S ribosomal protein S20, whose amino-acid sequence MANIKSAKKRAITSEKRRKHNASRRSMMRTYFKKVIAAIEAGDKEAATQAFAVAAPILDRYATKGLIHKNKAARHKSRLVAKIKAL is encoded by the coding sequence TTGGCTAACATCAAGTCTGCAAAAAAACGCGCTATCACTAGCGAAAAGCGTCGTAAGCACAACGCAAGTCGTCGTTCAATGATGCGTACATACTTCAAAAAAGTAATCGCTGCAATTGAAGCTGGTGATAAAGAAGCTGCAACTCAAGCATTCGCTGTTGCTGCACCTATCCTAGACCGTTACGCAACTAAAGGTCTAATCCACAAAAACAAAGCTGCTCGTCATAAGAGCCGTTTAGTTGCTAAGATCAAAGCACTTTAA
- a CDS encoding sensor histidine kinase: MTPRIRLLSALLSERGVLALLVASQILAFLYTLISATAFWQSLGLTSLFIHFTAFLSLAVIAVVRHAVEKRSDLVEAGILISVFVLCTVVTSTAFPYGFTLLGWIDEAKIELSLWRNIAICLCIITLFAHFLAIFTDNIRKVKALSQAELEALHARIRPHFLYNSLNTVAELTHIDPNAAEKSALALADLSRAAMSTQNIVPLESEISLCKAYLALEQWRFAERLRVEWELDNVLGDVLIPALILQPLVENAVSHGVEPNPNGADIRIHIHCSKRTLSVVIFNSYDAKLKPTHQGHGIGISNIRRRLALHYNQSLDFKTEASQDSYTVSFSLPL; the protein is encoded by the coding sequence ATGACACCGCGTATCAGGTTGTTGTCTGCACTATTGAGTGAGCGAGGTGTGCTAGCATTGCTAGTTGCCTCGCAAATCCTAGCCTTTTTATATACGCTGATTTCCGCGACAGCGTTTTGGCAATCCCTTGGACTAACTAGCTTATTTATTCATTTCACTGCTTTTTTATCACTTGCCGTGATAGCGGTTGTGCGTCACGCTGTTGAGAAGCGCTCAGATCTAGTTGAAGCTGGTATTCTCATTTCTGTCTTTGTGCTTTGTACTGTTGTTACTAGTACGGCTTTTCCCTATGGTTTTACGTTGCTCGGTTGGATTGATGAGGCAAAAATTGAATTGAGCTTATGGCGTAACATCGCAATATGTCTTTGCATTATCACGCTTTTCGCGCATTTCTTAGCTATCTTTACCGATAATATTCGTAAGGTGAAAGCGCTATCTCAAGCGGAACTTGAAGCGTTACATGCGAGAATTCGGCCGCACTTTTTATATAACTCACTCAATACCGTGGCCGAATTGACTCATATCGATCCAAATGCAGCAGAAAAGTCAGCATTAGCCCTTGCCGATTTATCTCGCGCTGCGATGTCCACACAAAATATTGTTCCGCTGGAAAGTGAAATATCTTTATGCAAAGCGTATTTAGCACTTGAGCAGTGGCGCTTTGCAGAGCGTTTGAGGGTGGAGTGGGAGTTAGACAATGTCTTGGGAGATGTTTTGATCCCTGCGTTGATATTACAGCCATTGGTGGAGAATGCAGTTAGCCATGGGGTAGAGCCAAACCCAAACGGAGCGGATATTCGTATTCATATTCACTGTAGTAAACGCACCTTATCGGTGGTAATTTTTAACAGTTATGACGCAAAACTAAAGCCGACACATCAAGGACATGGCATTGGAATAAGTAACATCAGGCGTCGCTTGGCTTTACACTACAATCAGTCTCTTGATTTTAAAACTGAGGCCAGCCAAGATAGCTATACCGTCAGTTTTTCGCTACCGCTATGA
- the murJ gene encoding murein biosynthesis integral membrane protein MurJ — translation MAKGLFKSGMIVSAMTMISRVLGLVRDAVVANLLGAGLAADVFLFANRIPNFLRRLFAEGAFAQAFVPVLSEIKEKHGDDRVRFFVAQAAGTLGTVLLIVTILGVIGSPVIAALFGTSWFLDWWQGGADAEKFVLASALLKLTFPYLFFVSLVALSGAVLNVYNRFAAAAFTPVLLNVSIIGCAIFLHDKFAQGAYALALGVFIGGIVQLLFQIPFLLRLKVLSRPQFAWRSPEITKVRTLMIPALFGVSVSQINLLLDTVIASFLVTGSIAWLYYSDRLIEFPLGLFGIGIATVILPALSKLHAGEKSEDFQKTLDWGVRFVIFLGLPAMLGLMVTSPLIISVLFGHGEFVSQNADNINKVSLGVAAYSVGLLSFMLIKVLAPGFYARQDTKTPVRIGIITMALNMVFNLILAPFIGYLGLALATSLSASCNAFLLYRQLSHQGVYQLSVFSLGFTAKCFVSAVVMAVCVYFLGARFEWLEWGLMEQVLLLCGLLVTAMVSYFSLLFILGVRLSTIRDA, via the coding sequence GTGGCAAAAGGGTTATTTAAATCGGGTATGATTGTTAGTGCCATGACTATGATTTCTCGGGTTCTGGGCCTCGTTCGAGATGCTGTCGTGGCAAATTTATTAGGCGCAGGATTGGCCGCTGATGTCTTTTTATTCGCCAACCGGATCCCTAATTTTTTACGTAGATTATTTGCTGAAGGCGCGTTTGCTCAAGCGTTTGTTCCTGTACTTTCAGAAATTAAAGAAAAGCATGGCGATGATAGAGTAAGGTTCTTCGTTGCACAAGCCGCTGGGACACTCGGGACTGTGTTGCTTATTGTTACTATTTTAGGGGTGATTGGCTCGCCCGTGATCGCTGCATTATTTGGCACAAGCTGGTTTCTCGACTGGTGGCAAGGTGGTGCAGATGCCGAAAAATTTGTGCTTGCAAGTGCATTATTAAAGCTTACCTTTCCTTACTTATTTTTTGTTTCATTAGTTGCACTTAGCGGGGCGGTCCTGAATGTTTATAATCGCTTTGCCGCAGCGGCCTTTACGCCAGTTTTACTCAACGTGTCGATTATTGGCTGCGCTATTTTTCTCCATGATAAATTTGCACAAGGTGCGTACGCTCTAGCACTCGGTGTATTTATTGGTGGTATTGTTCAACTATTATTCCAGATCCCATTCTTGTTGCGCTTAAAAGTCTTGAGTCGCCCTCAATTTGCATGGCGGAGCCCTGAAATAACCAAAGTCAGAACATTAATGATCCCTGCATTATTTGGTGTTTCTGTTAGCCAAATTAACTTACTACTGGACACCGTCATTGCCTCTTTTCTCGTGACGGGATCGATTGCTTGGCTTTATTATTCAGACAGATTAATTGAATTTCCACTCGGCCTATTTGGTATCGGTATTGCGACCGTGATACTGCCTGCACTTTCTAAATTACACGCAGGAGAGAAAAGTGAAGACTTTCAGAAAACACTAGATTGGGGTGTACGTTTTGTCATCTTCTTGGGATTACCTGCGATGCTAGGACTGATGGTGACAAGCCCACTTATCATTTCAGTATTATTTGGACACGGTGAGTTTGTTTCTCAAAATGCAGACAATATAAACAAGGTAAGCTTAGGGGTAGCCGCATATTCCGTTGGTTTATTAAGCTTTATGTTGATTAAAGTACTGGCACCGGGCTTTTACGCTAGACAGGATACTAAAACGCCTGTTCGAATTGGTATTATTACTATGGCACTCAATATGGTTTTCAATCTTATCTTAGCGCCTTTTATTGGTTATCTAGGCCTTGCATTGGCAACTTCATTGTCAGCGTCTTGCAATGCGTTTTTACTTTATCGTCAGCTGTCACATCAAGGTGTGTATCAGCTAAGCGTATTTTCTCTTGGTTTTACTGCCAAATGCTTTGTTTCAGCGGTCGTGATGGCTGTATGCGTATACTTTCTCGGCGCCCGCTTTGAATGGCTAGAGTGGGGGCTAATGGAGCAGGTGCTATTACTTTGCGGATTATTAGTAACTGCGATGGTGAGCTATTTTAGTTTACTATTTATACTAGGGGTAAGATTGAGCACAATCCGAGATGCTTGA
- the fkpB gene encoding FKBP-type peptidyl-prolyl cis-trans isomerase, which yields MSEQLIGAKSEVLFHFSIKLSDGSAADSTKVHNKPAKLFMGDGSLTENFEKCLLGLKAGDEKSFELEPEDAFGQPNPDNIYYVDRSKFGAETPAQVGSIIAFTQPDGTDLPGLIREVAGDSVTVDFNHPLAGQKVTFEVEILEVNN from the coding sequence GTGAGTGAGCAACTAATTGGAGCAAAGTCTGAAGTCTTGTTCCATTTTTCAATCAAGTTATCAGACGGTTCAGCAGCAGATTCTACCAAAGTTCATAATAAACCCGCGAAGTTGTTTATGGGTGATGGCAGCCTGACTGAAAATTTTGAAAAGTGTTTGCTTGGATTAAAAGCGGGCGATGAGAAATCTTTTGAGCTAGAGCCAGAAGACGCGTTTGGACAACCAAATCCTGATAACATCTATTATGTTGATAGAAGCAAATTTGGCGCAGAAACCCCCGCTCAAGTAGGTAGCATCATTGCATTTACGCAACCAGATGGTACTGACTTACCTGGATTGATCCGGGAAGTAGCTGGCGACTCAGTAACTGTCGATTTCAATCACCCGCTTGCAGGCCAAAAAGTAACGTTTGAAGTTGAAATTCTTGAGGTAAATAACTAA
- the ispH gene encoding 4-hydroxy-3-methylbut-2-enyl diphosphate reductase, with amino-acid sequence MDILLANPRGFCAGVDRAISIVERALDIFEAPIYVRHEVVHNKYVVDGLKSRGAVFVEELNEVPDDSIVIFSAHGVSQQVRNEAKRRELKVFDATCPLVTKVHMEVTRASRRGTECILIGHHGHPEVEGTMGQYDNPNGGIYLVEKPEDVETLEVKNADNVFYCSQTTLSVDDTADVIDALRSKFPNISGPRKDDICYATQNRQDAVRDLADKVELLLVVGAKNSSNSNRLRELADKMGTKAFLIDDASSIEETWFDGVAKVGVTAGASAPEVLVQQVISRLKELGGETVVENPGQEENVVFAVPVELR; translated from the coding sequence ATGGATATCTTGCTGGCAAACCCGAGAGGATTCTGTGCAGGTGTAGATAGAGCGATCAGCATTGTTGAGCGTGCACTCGATATTTTCGAAGCGCCTATTTACGTTCGCCATGAAGTCGTTCATAACAAATATGTTGTTGATGGTCTGAAGTCTCGTGGTGCGGTATTCGTTGAAGAGCTAAATGAAGTGCCAGACGACAGTATTGTTATTTTCAGCGCTCATGGTGTTTCTCAGCAAGTACGTAATGAAGCGAAGCGCCGAGAGTTAAAAGTTTTTGATGCGACTTGTCCGTTAGTGACAAAGGTGCATATGGAAGTGACGCGTGCTAGCCGTAGAGGTACTGAGTGTATTTTGATTGGGCACCATGGCCACCCTGAAGTCGAGGGTACTATGGGCCAGTATGACAATCCGAACGGTGGTATTTATCTTGTTGAAAAACCAGAGGATGTAGAAACACTCGAAGTTAAAAATGCTGACAACGTGTTCTACTGTAGTCAAACAACGTTATCGGTAGATGACACTGCGGATGTAATTGATGCACTGCGTAGCAAATTTCCGAATATCAGTGGTCCACGAAAAGATGATATCTGTTATGCCACGCAAAACCGCCAAGATGCGGTTCGCGACTTAGCGGACAAAGTTGAGTTATTGCTTGTGGTGGGTGCGAAAAATAGTTCTAACTCTAACCGCTTAAGAGAACTTGCGGATAAAATGGGGACTAAGGCATTTCTCATCGATGATGCCTCTTCCATCGAAGAAACTTGGTTCGATGGGGTTGCAAAGGTTGGTGTAACTGCAGGCGCATCTGCACCTGAAGTGCTGGTTCAGCAGGTTATCTCGCGACTCAAAGAACTTGGTGGGGAAACGGTAGTTGAAAACCCTGGACAAGAAGAAAATGTCGTGTTTGCCGTACCTGTAGAACTCAGATAA
- the ileS gene encoding isoleucine--tRNA ligase, translating into MSDYKHTLNLPETEFPMRGNLAQREPKMLKKWYEEDLYGQIRIAKKGKKPFILHDGPPYANGDIHLGHSVNKILKDIIIKSKTLSDFDAPYVPGWDCHGLPIELQVEKKVGKPGKKVSAAEFREKCRDYAKKQVDGQKTDFKRLGVLGDWDKPYLTMNFDFEANAIRVLGRIIKNGHLHKGAKPVHWCTDCGSALAEAEVEYQDKQSPAIDVKFVFADQAAIISAFGLAEGHEGKGEVSTAIWTTTPWTLPANRAVAVHGALEYALVQIEDEGQEQRIVLGSELVKDAVDRFGFKHFHVLGYAKGAALENLRVAHPFLDFDVPVILGEHVTTDSGTGIVHTAPGHGQEDFAAGQAYGLEVANPVGANGVYLPDTPIFAGQHVFKANDSIIELLTEKGVLFRHKALTHSYPHCWRHKTPIIFRATPQWFISMDQANLRADSLSEIKKTEWLPEWGESRIANMVEGRPDWCISRQRTWGVPIALFVDKDTGSLHPETEALIEAVAKLVEEKGIQAWYDLEPSVLLSEADAQQYVKVQDTLDVWFDSGVTHACVVDAREELTGPADLYLEGSDQHRGWFMSSMMTSVAINGHAPYKQVLTHGFTVDEKGHKMSKSLGNVISPQDIMNKLGADILRLWVASTDYTAEMTVSDEIFKRSADRYRRIRNTSRYLLANLSGFDPKTDLVAIEDMVELDRWIVARAAQLQTEIKTAYDKYQMLQVTQKLMNFCTGELGSFYLDVIKDRQYTAKSDSHARRSCQSALYHIAEAMTRWMAPIMSFTAQEIWEVLPGERGQFVFTDTWYDAIEGVTEGSLNNEYWQNLLAVRDEVNRVLENARKEEVIGATLQAEVTLYTGGDLAEQLNAIGDELRFVLLTSKATVEVVNSKPENAISSEIDGLYISVAATSAKKCDRCWHYTDDVGMDEQHADICGRCISNVEGDGEQRQFA; encoded by the coding sequence ATGAGCGACTACAAACATACTTTAAATCTACCGGAAACTGAGTTTCCGATGCGTGGTAATTTGGCGCAACGCGAACCAAAGATGCTGAAAAAATGGTATGAAGAAGACCTATACGGTCAAATTCGCATTGCGAAAAAAGGTAAAAAGCCATTTATTTTGCATGACGGTCCTCCGTATGCAAATGGTGATATTCACCTAGGTCACTCAGTAAACAAAATCCTAAAAGATATTATTATTAAGTCAAAAACGCTTTCTGATTTTGATGCACCTTACGTACCTGGTTGGGACTGTCATGGTCTTCCAATTGAGCTACAGGTGGAAAAGAAAGTAGGCAAACCAGGTAAGAAAGTATCGGCTGCTGAATTCCGTGAAAAGTGCCGCGACTATGCTAAAAAGCAAGTTGATGGCCAAAAAACAGATTTCAAACGCCTTGGTGTGTTAGGTGACTGGGATAAGCCATACTTAACCATGAACTTTGATTTTGAAGCCAATGCTATTCGTGTGCTTGGTCGTATTATCAAAAATGGTCACCTGCACAAAGGTGCAAAGCCAGTTCACTGGTGTACGGATTGTGGTTCAGCGCTTGCTGAAGCGGAAGTTGAATACCAAGACAAACAATCGCCAGCAATCGACGTAAAATTTGTGTTTGCTGATCAAGCGGCAATCATTAGTGCGTTTGGCTTGGCCGAAGGTCACGAAGGCAAAGGCGAAGTAAGTACCGCAATTTGGACTACAACGCCTTGGACATTACCAGCAAACCGCGCTGTGGCAGTACACGGCGCGCTAGAGTATGCACTGGTACAAATTGAAGATGAAGGTCAAGAGCAGCGTATTGTGCTTGGTTCTGAATTAGTCAAAGACGCTGTTGATCGTTTTGGATTCAAGCACTTCCACGTACTAGGTTACGCGAAAGGCGCTGCGCTTGAGAATCTGCGCGTTGCACACCCATTCTTAGATTTCGATGTGCCTGTTATTTTAGGTGAGCACGTAACAACAGACTCAGGTACTGGTATCGTTCACACGGCGCCTGGTCACGGTCAAGAAGACTTTGCAGCGGGTCAGGCTTACGGTTTAGAAGTTGCAAACCCGGTTGGTGCAAATGGTGTTTATCTACCAGATACGCCGATTTTTGCAGGTCAGCACGTATTTAAAGCAAATGACAGCATCATTGAGTTATTAACTGAGAAAGGTGTGTTGTTCCGCCATAAGGCATTAACGCATAGTTATCCTCATTGCTGGCGTCACAAAACTCCTATTATTTTCCGTGCGACGCCACAATGGTTCATCAGCATGGATCAGGCTAACCTACGTGCTGATTCACTGAGTGAAATCAAAAAGACAGAATGGTTACCAGAGTGGGGTGAAAGCCGCATCGCAAACATGGTTGAAGGTCGCCCTGACTGGTGTATTTCACGTCAGCGTACTTGGGGTGTACCAATTGCATTATTTGTCGATAAAGACACCGGTAGCCTACATCCTGAAACGGAAGCCTTAATTGAAGCCGTTGCTAAATTAGTGGAAGAAAAGGGTATTCAGGCGTGGTACGACTTAGAGCCTAGCGTGCTATTAAGTGAAGCTGATGCTCAACAGTACGTAAAAGTACAAGATACACTAGACGTATGGTTTGACTCAGGTGTAACACATGCGTGTGTTGTTGATGCGCGTGAAGAATTAACAGGTCCTGCAGATCTTTACCTTGAAGGCTCGGATCAGCACCGTGGTTGGTTTATGTCATCAATGATGACTTCAGTTGCTATCAATGGTCATGCACCTTATAAGCAAGTGTTAACGCACGGCTTCACGGTCGATGAAAAAGGCCACAAGATGTCTAAGTCATTAGGCAACGTGATCTCGCCGCAAGACATCATGAACAAGCTAGGTGCAGATATTTTACGCTTATGGGTAGCTTCTACTGATTATACGGCGGAAATGACCGTGTCTGATGAAATCTTTAAGCGCTCAGCTGACCGTTATCGTCGTATTCGTAACACAAGTCGTTACCTACTTGCGAACCTAAGCGGCTTTGATCCAAAAACGGATTTAGTAGCAATTGAAGATATGGTTGAGCTAGATCGCTGGATTGTTGCGCGTGCTGCGCAGCTACAAACTGAGATCAAAACAGCGTACGACAAGTATCAAATGCTTCAAGTAACACAAAAGCTGATGAACTTCTGTACTGGTGAATTGGGCTCGTTCTATCTAGACGTCATCAAAGACCGTCAGTACACCGCGAAAAGTGATAGCCATGCGCGTCGTTCTTGTCAATCAGCGCTTTATCATATCGCCGAAGCGATGACACGCTGGATGGCACCAATCATGAGTTTTACCGCGCAAGAAATCTGGGAAGTATTACCAGGTGAACGCGGCCAGTTTGTATTCACGGATACTTGGTATGATGCAATTGAAGGGGTGACAGAAGGCTCGTTGAATAACGAGTACTGGCAGAACTTACTCGCGGTACGTGATGAAGTAAACCGTGTACTTGAGAATGCACGTAAAGAAGAAGTGATCGGTGCAACGCTACAGGCTGAAGTAACGCTATACACAGGCGGTGACTTAGCTGAGCAGCTCAATGCCATTGGTGACGAATTACGTTTCGTATTACTGACTTCGAAAGCAACTGTAGAAGTAGTCAACAGCAAGCCAGAAAATGCAATTTCATCAGAAATTGATGGTTTATACATTAGTGTAGCGGCAACATCTGCTAAAAAGTGTGATCGTTGTTGGCACTATACCGACGACGTAGGTATGGATGAGCAACATGCAGACATCTGTGGCCGTTGTATTAGTAACGTTGAAGGTGACGGCGAGCAGCGTCAATTCGCCTAG
- a CDS encoding response regulator translates to MDQNISILIVDDVGTVRSFLHQTLMHLGIDHVREASTATQCVKSCEEQHFDIVFLDIELPDGDGKELIATLNEINPNINVVMVSAHSTVDNVKDAIERGAKGFVVKPFSPKKIAAMLKKFYPDLELV, encoded by the coding sequence ATGGATCAAAATATCTCTATTTTAATCGTCGATGATGTAGGGACAGTTCGCAGCTTTTTACATCAAACCTTAATGCACTTAGGCATTGATCATGTAAGAGAAGCCTCCACTGCAACGCAATGCGTAAAGTCATGTGAAGAGCAACATTTTGATATTGTCTTTTTAGATATTGAGCTGCCCGATGGTGATGGTAAAGAGTTAATTGCAACCCTAAATGAAATAAACCCGAATATTAATGTCGTTATGGTGTCTGCCCACTCAACGGTAGACAATGTTAAAGATGCTATTGAGCGCGGAGCTAAAGGTTTTGTTGTTAAGCCATTTTCGCCAAAGAAAATCGCGGCTATGCTGAAGAAGTTTTACCCAGATCTAGAATTGGTATGA
- the ribF gene encoding bifunctional riboflavin kinase/FAD synthetase — protein sequence MQLIRGIHNIRPHHFGCVLTIGNFDGVHLGHVEVLKGLISDAKHYQLPSTVMLFEPQPLEFFAKDKAPARLTRLRDKLVLLQELGIERVICVNFNRKFASQDAEQFIKEVLVTKLGTKALTVGDDFRFGRERAGDFAMLKRVGEPLGMQVKDTASFRKQDCRVSSTLIRTALAAGDLRQAHDMLGHTYAISGRVIHGWKKGRELGFHTANIALKRQVSPVRGVYAVKATVNHKTHYGVANVGTKPTLNGTKALLEVHLFNFNETIYGQFMKVELIEKLRDEQKFETLSQLTEQISRDVSNAKQCFSLT from the coding sequence ATGCAACTAATCCGAGGGATCCATAATATTCGACCACATCATTTTGGTTGTGTGTTGACGATTGGAAACTTTGACGGGGTTCATCTTGGACATGTAGAGGTTTTGAAGGGGCTGATTAGCGACGCAAAACACTATCAACTTCCAAGCACAGTGATGTTATTTGAGCCGCAGCCCTTGGAGTTTTTTGCCAAAGATAAAGCACCGGCTAGGCTGACGCGATTACGTGATAAACTAGTCTTGTTGCAAGAGCTTGGCATAGAGCGAGTAATTTGCGTCAACTTTAATCGCAAATTTGCCTCGCAAGATGCAGAGCAATTTATCAAAGAAGTCCTAGTGACAAAGCTTGGAACCAAGGCGCTCACGGTCGGCGATGACTTTCGTTTTGGCCGCGAACGTGCTGGTGATTTTGCAATGCTAAAACGAGTGGGCGAACCGCTAGGTATGCAAGTAAAAGACACGGCAAGTTTTCGCAAGCAAGATTGTCGTGTAAGTAGCACGTTGATCCGCACGGCGCTTGCGGCTGGGGATTTGCGTCAAGCACATGATATGTTGGGCCATACCTATGCCATTTCAGGCCGTGTTATTCACGGCTGGAAGAAAGGCAGAGAGCTTGGTTTCCATACTGCAAATATTGCGTTAAAACGCCAAGTGAGCCCTGTGCGCGGTGTGTATGCGGTCAAAGCGACAGTAAATCACAAAACACATTATGGCGTAGCGAATGTTGGCACTAAGCCAACGCTAAACGGAACGAAAGCCCTTTTAGAGGTGCATCTGTTTAATTTTAATGAGACCATTTACGGTCAGTTTATGAAAGTGGAGCTAATTGAAAAGCTTCGCGATGAGCAAAAATTCGAAACATTGTCGCAGTTAACAGAACAAATCAGTCGTGATGTTAGCAATGCAAAACAGTGTTTTTCTTTAACGTAG